In the Paenibacillus sp. FSL R7-0337 genome, GCGGTCATAATGCTGGAGCAGCACTGGCAGAATGGAGCCCAGGACGACATGGGCGAGGCCGATTACGAAATAGGAGAGACAGCCGATCCAGATTAGTTTTTTCAAGAATAAGACTCCTTATGAATCAATTTATGAGCAGATGGCGGGATTCAGAATGAACGGGAAGGGTACACTATATTAGGCACAGGTTAATCATAAATCCAAACCAAGGACGTGAATATATAAACTTATATTCACATGAATTTTGAAGGGAGCTGTGACGTCAATGGATAACAAAGAGCTGGAGAAAACAATCATACAGGTGCTGGACGACAACAGGTTCGGTTCCTTCGGCACGATTGAGGCCGGTAACAAGCCTAAGGTGCGCTACATGGCGGTATTTCATGACGGGCTGTCCATCTATCTCGCAACGAGCCGCAAGACTCATAAGGTAGAAGAGCTTCAGGATAATCCGAATGCTTGTCTGCTGCTTGGTTATGAACAGGGCGGCGGCAAGGATGTACTGGAGATTGAAGCTACGGTTGCTGTGACGAAGGATGATAGCTTGCGCTCTAAGGTATGGAATGAGTCCCTGGAGAAATGGTTCAAGGGACCGGATGATCCCGATTATGTCATTCTTGAGCTGTCACCTTCACGGATTGAATATATGGGCAAGAACGGCGAGCATGGGGTATGGCAGTCTTAAGCGGGTGTCTCCGGTAAAAGGATGGCCGTGTCCGGTAACGGGTGAGTTCTGCCAAAGCCTGAGCACTATATAGTCTGGCAACCCGAGCCTCTTATGGACCTTCATGGTTCAAAAGAGGCTCTTTCTGCTGCTTCTTTCCGGATTGTGCCGGAGGAATCATGCTATAATGGCCTCAGGTTATCGACATCATGAGGCGGAGGGGATTGCCATGAACTGTGTTGATTGTGCTGACATCGACCCGATAGAGGATCAAGGGGAGCTGAAGCTCCGCCCCTGCTCAGCTCCGCTGGCTGCTGCCATCCGAAATGCCGGTTATGAAGTTTATCAGACAAGCAAGACCTGTATCATTCCATATCATCGTAAGGAAGAGCTGTTGAAGCTTATTGAAATGCTGGTGGCGGCTAAGGACATAGCGGATACCTTAACCGTATGCGTTAAGAGTAAAGGTGCCTCTGCGGCCCCGGACCGGTGGCTGACCTTTGAGCAGCTGAAGGTCCGCTTCGCTAATGAGAATCTGGTGTCCATCATTATGAGCCATGATTTCTGCAGCCATATGCAGCCGATTGTGAATTTCAGCGAGGAGATTGTCGGTTTTGAATTTCTGCTGCGGCCGCTGGCCCAGGGCAGTTACTTTCAGCCCTATGAGCTATTTGAGATTGCCCGCCGTACAGGGTTTCACTCCTTCCTGGACCGGGCCGCCCGGATCTCGGCGATAGAGACCAGCAGCAGGCTGCTGCCCAAGGGCATCAAGCGGTTCATTAACTTCCTGCCCTCTTCTATTTATAATCCCAAGTATTGTCTTACGCATACCTTCGAGGCGATCCGCAGGCTGGACCAGGACCCGGAGGATTATGTATTTGAAGTTGTGGAGACGGAGCAGATCAGCGATATTCCGCATCTGCGAGCCATCTTCGCCGAATACCGCCAGCAGGGGATGCGGGTTGCGCTGGATGATGTGGGCGCGGGCTATTCGACCATTGAACTGATGTCCAGTCTCCAGCCGGATTATGTCAAGGTTGACCGCAGTCTAATCAGCTTCTGTGACCGGGATGAAGGGAAGCAGCGGATGCTTGGGGAGATTATCTCCAGGGCCGGAGAATTCGGTGCAAGCCTGCTGGCCGAAGGCATTGAACGCCGTGAGGAATTCCTGGTCTGCCGTGATCTGGGCATGGATCTGGGACAAGGCTATCTGTTCGGGCTGCCGGAGGATAAGCCGCCGGGACGGTTCGGAATTACGGCCTGAACAGCAAGTATGAACCTCCCCGGATGCAGGCAGACCTCAAGACTGCTGGTATCCGGGGATTTGTGATGCCATTTGGAAGGAAGAAAGGATGGAGAACAACGTGAGTGTAACCCTATTGTACGTAGAAGATGACCGGGAGATCGGCAGTGCCTTGGCGGCTGATCTGCGGGAACGGGAATATGCTGTGCGCTGGCTGGAGAGCGGGGACGGGGCGCTTGAAGCCGCAGAGGGCTGCCAGCTTGCGATTCTGGATGTGATGCTGCCGGGGCTGGATGGCTTCACCGTCGGCCAGCGGCTGAAGCGGGCGTATCCGGAGCTGCCGGTTCTGATGCTCTCGGCGCGCACCTCCATTGACGATAAGCTTCAGGGGCTGGACTTCGCCGATGATTATCTGACCAAGCCATTTCATCCCGATGAGCTGGCGGCGAGAATAGAGGTGCTGCTGAGAAGAAGCGGTGCTGCTGCGCCCGCCCAGCTCACGCTTAAGCATCTGGTTGTCAGACCGGGAAGCAGTGTGGTCACGGAAGCTGCGACCG is a window encoding:
- a CDS encoding EAL domain-containing protein encodes the protein MNCVDCADIDPIEDQGELKLRPCSAPLAAAIRNAGYEVYQTSKTCIIPYHRKEELLKLIEMLVAAKDIADTLTVCVKSKGASAAPDRWLTFEQLKVRFANENLVSIIMSHDFCSHMQPIVNFSEEIVGFEFLLRPLAQGSYFQPYELFEIARRTGFHSFLDRAARISAIETSSRLLPKGIKRFINFLPSSIYNPKYCLTHTFEAIRRLDQDPEDYVFEVVETEQISDIPHLRAIFAEYRQQGMRVALDDVGAGYSTIELMSSLQPDYVKVDRSLISFCDRDEGKQRMLGEIISRAGEFGASLLAEGIERREEFLVCRDLGMDLGQGYLFGLPEDKPPGRFGITA
- a CDS encoding response regulator transcription factor; protein product: MSVTLLYVEDDREIGSALAADLREREYAVRWLESGDGALEAAEGCQLAILDVMLPGLDGFTVGQRLKRAYPELPVLMLSARTSIDDKLQGLDFADDYLTKPFHPDELAARIEVLLRRSGAAAPAQLTLKHLVVRPGSSVVTEAATGREIMLTGKQFQIFSYLLRHLGQILTKEQIYEAVWGESYIEGDKTLMVHIRYLREKLELDPAAPEIIETVRGIGYRVRG
- a CDS encoding pyridoxamine 5'-phosphate oxidase family protein; this encodes MDNKELEKTIIQVLDDNRFGSFGTIEAGNKPKVRYMAVFHDGLSIYLATSRKTHKVEELQDNPNACLLLGYEQGGGKDVLEIEATVAVTKDDSLRSKVWNESLEKWFKGPDDPDYVILELSPSRIEYMGKNGEHGVWQS